The sequence below is a genomic window from Chloroflexota bacterium.
CTCGAAGATCAACGGCTCGCTAGCCACGATGCACCGCCTGCCAGGCATTCGAAAGCGCCTCGAGGTCGGCGCTTGTCGTGAGGTCCGTCGCGCACACCAGCAAGGCGTCATCGAGCACGGGATCGATCCGGCCCAGCGGATAGCCGCCGAAGACCCCCTGGTCCGCCAGCGCCTTGACGGTCTCCTCGCCGCCGCGTGGCGTATGCACGATGAACTCGTGAAAGTAGGGCGCTGCGCTCGAGATGGTGGCCCCAACGTTCCTGAGAGCATCCGCGCACCGATGCGCCGCGCTCAGGCTTCGCGTCGCGAGGGCGCGCACGCCCGCCGGCCCCAGGGCGCTGATCGAAATCGCCGCCCCAAGCGCTACCAGGGCCTGGTTGGTCGTGATATTCGAGGTCGCGCGTTCGCGCCGGATGTGCTGCTCGCGGGTCTGCAGGGTCAGCACGAATCCCTGCTGCCCGTCGAGGTCGGTCGTCCGTCCCGCAATACGCCCAGGCAGGCGGCGAATGAACGCCTGCCGCGTGGCAAGCATCCCCGCGCCCGGCCCGCCGTATGCGGGCGGGCCGACCAACGATCGCAGCTCGCCCGCCACGATATCGGCCCCCAGTTCGCCCGGAGGCGTGAGCAATCCAAGCGAAATCGGGTCCGTGACGACGTAGACGATCTTCGCCCCGTGACGTTTGGCGGCCTCCACCACCGGCGCCGGATCCACCACCCATCCGAAGAAATCGGGGCGCTGCAGCACCACGCAGGCGGTCGTATCGTCGATGGCCGCCGCCACCGCCTCGATGTCCGGCGCCACGTCATTGCCGGTCCGCATCCAAGCGTCGACGGTGCGCAGCTTCACGCCGACCGCTTGGGTGTAGGTGGCCGCGACCTCCCGGTAGGCCGGATGCACCGTGCCGGCCATGACGACGCCGGAGCGGCGGGTGATGGCCCGGCACATGAGCACCGCCTCGGCCACCGCGGTGGCGCCGTCGTAGAGCGAGGCGTTGGCC
It includes:
- the gcvPA gene encoding aminomethyl-transferring glycine dehydrogenase subunit GcvPA; this encodes MSYSPSTDADRARMLRTIGVDSIDDLFVDIPDAYRDPRLDLPEALPEVDVLREVRGLAEQNRVPEGVPSFLGAGFYRHYVPALVDQLLLRSEWYTGYTPYQAEMTQGTLQSMYEFQSLVCRLTGMEVANASLYDGATAVAEAVLMCRAITRRSGVVMAGTVHPAYREVAATYTQAVGVKLRTVDAWMRTGNDVAPDIEAVAAAIDDTTACVVLQRPDFFGWVVDPAPVVEAAKRHGAKIVYVVTDPISLGLLTPPGELGADIVAGELRSLVGPPAYGGPGAGMLATRQAFIRRLPGRIAGRTTDLDGQQGFVLTLQTREQHIRRERATSNITTNQALVALGAAISISALGPAGVRALATRSLSAAHRCADALRNVGATISSAAPYFHEFIVHTPRGGEETVKALADQGVFGGYPLGRIDPVLDDALLVCATDLTTSADLEALSNAWQAVHRG